A section of the Agarivorans litoreus genome encodes:
- a CDS encoding DUF2157 domain-containing protein produces the protein MTQITSRKLQQAVEANIISQQQAENLLSFLELQSNTTAQFSFSHLLYYFGGLIAIGAMTLFMNLAWEGFGGWGIVSISLLYAVLALLLCQRFKQQGHIIPAGLCATFVICLTPLAVYGLQQAMGWWPSSSQYHDYHRYVQWHWLYMEIATLVVGLILCWRYRYPFMLMPLAVTLWYMSMDIAAMLAGERPDFQLRSLVSLYFGLAMILLAFWVDLRSRHSADFAFWLYFFGVLTFWCGLSFQQSNNEWAKFLYFLTNLAMMLAGVILARRVFVVFAAMGCFYYFYYLADQVFKNSWLFPISLTLIGLAMVYLGILWQRHQNTISQRLRAYLPLALQELLANKMH, from the coding sequence ATGACTCAAATTACCTCGCGTAAATTACAACAAGCCGTTGAAGCTAATATCATCAGCCAGCAACAAGCAGAAAACTTGCTCAGCTTTTTAGAGCTGCAATCAAACACCACGGCTCAATTTAGCTTTAGCCATTTGTTGTATTACTTTGGTGGATTAATCGCCATTGGCGCTATGACCTTGTTTATGAACTTGGCTTGGGAAGGTTTTGGAGGCTGGGGCATCGTTAGCATTAGCCTGTTGTATGCGGTGTTGGCACTACTTCTTTGCCAACGCTTTAAACAGCAAGGCCATATTATTCCTGCGGGTTTATGCGCCACTTTTGTTATTTGCCTCACTCCTTTGGCAGTATATGGCTTGCAACAAGCGATGGGTTGGTGGCCTAGCTCTAGCCAATATCACGACTATCACCGCTATGTTCAATGGCATTGGCTATATATGGAAATCGCCACCCTAGTCGTTGGTTTAATTCTATGTTGGCGCTACCGTTATCCATTTATGTTAATGCCGTTGGCCGTTACCCTTTGGTATATGAGCATGGACATCGCCGCCATGTTAGCTGGTGAACGACCCGATTTTCAGTTACGAAGTTTGGTTTCATTATATTTTGGTTTAGCCATGATTCTGCTGGCTTTTTGGGTTGATCTACGCAGTCGCCACAGCGCCGATTTCGCGTTTTGGTTATATTTCTTTGGCGTACTCACATTTTGGTGTGGTTTAAGTTTTCAACAATCCAATAATGAGTGGGCAAAATTTTTGTACTTTCTCACTAACCTAGCCATGATGCTGGCTGGGGTTATTCTGGCCCGCCGCGTATTTGTGGTTTTTGCTGCCATGGGCTGCTTTTACTATTTTTACTACCTTGCCGATCAAGTATTTAAAAACAGTTGGCTATTTCCAATTTCACTAACGCTGATTGGATTAGCGATGGTCTATCTAGGTATTCTCTGGCAACGGCATCAAAATACGATTAGCCAGCGCCTTCGAGCTTACTTACCCTTAGCCTTACAAGAGTTACTCGCTAACAAAATGCACTAA
- a CDS encoding pyridoxal-phosphate dependent enzyme: MFKPSPVQLVHFQRKKIYVKRDDLLHPQFSGNKARKFYHFLNHPQPGVSTLVGSGSAQANSLYSLAALAQLKQWKCEFYVDHIPSWLKQNPCGNYQAALELGARIIEVSSLHRQQQANLDSFMQTIVKPSLSPQQLFIPEGGRCEYAREGVVTLAEEIEQWQHQNQIGRLNIMLPAGTGTTALFLSEYFSQMNPCIKVYSCACVGDENYLSLQFTQLNSNTATHPIILPRAKKYHFGKLYREHYQTWLSLKQQTKLEFELLYDPIGWQCLMRFLEEQTDETPSLYIHQGGLLGNQSMLPRYQRKYPDLT; this comes from the coding sequence TTGTTTAAACCATCTCCGGTACAGTTGGTACATTTTCAGCGCAAGAAAATCTACGTAAAGCGAGATGATTTGCTGCACCCGCAGTTTTCTGGCAACAAAGCACGTAAGTTCTACCACTTCTTAAATCACCCGCAACCGGGCGTAAGCACACTAGTAGGAAGTGGATCTGCGCAAGCTAACTCGCTGTATTCTTTAGCTGCGTTAGCGCAACTTAAGCAATGGAAATGCGAGTTCTACGTTGACCATATCCCCAGCTGGCTAAAACAAAATCCTTGTGGCAACTATCAAGCAGCGCTAGAGCTAGGCGCACGAATCATTGAGGTAAGTAGTTTACATCGTCAGCAGCAAGCTAACTTAGACAGCTTTATGCAAACCATTGTTAAGCCAAGCTTATCGCCGCAACAATTATTTATCCCTGAAGGTGGCCGCTGTGAATATGCACGCGAAGGGGTGGTCACACTAGCGGAAGAGATTGAACAGTGGCAGCACCAAAACCAAATTGGCCGTTTAAACATCATGCTGCCAGCAGGCACCGGCACCACGGCCTTATTTTTGAGTGAGTACTTTAGCCAAATGAATCCCTGCATTAAAGTATATAGCTGCGCCTGTGTAGGAGATGAAAACTATCTAAGCCTGCAATTTACCCAACTTAATAGTAATACCGCCACTCACCCAATTATTCTGCCGCGAGCCAAGAAGTATCACTTTGGTAAGTTATATCGCGAACACTACCAAACTTGGCTGTCGCTTAAGCAGCAAACCAAGCTTGAGTTTGAGCTTCTCTACGACCCAATTGGCTGGCAATGTTTAATGCGCTTTCTTGAGGAACAAACGGATGAAACTCCAAGCTTATATATTCACCAAGGTGGTTTATTGGGTAATCAAAGCATGCTGCCACGTTACCAACGAAAATACCCCGATTTAACTTAA
- a CDS encoding substrate binding domain-containing protein, whose amino-acid sequence MKQYPQVKISMVLEDRRSDIIADHYDLAFRIGKLNASNLIAKKLANTHFALVASKSFVEQHGMPETPEQLLALPAVVYSNGERVLDHIKLGETPHGEPNQSYRMQGNYKVSDVRALMGAVCDGLGYSMIDLFNLEASTETLGLVPLLTNYQISTMDTGIYAVYPHRKQTVLVKEFIGAVQQYIGTPPFWLEHLPNYQQLYR is encoded by the coding sequence ATGAAGCAATACCCACAGGTAAAAATTAGCATGGTATTGGAAGATCGCCGCTCAGACATTATTGCCGACCATTATGATTTAGCATTTCGCATTGGTAAGTTAAATGCGTCTAACTTGATTGCAAAAAAGTTAGCAAACACTCACTTTGCTTTGGTTGCTTCTAAAAGCTTTGTTGAGCAGCACGGTATGCCCGAAACACCAGAGCAATTATTGGCGTTACCCGCAGTTGTGTATAGCAATGGCGAGCGGGTGCTTGATCATATAAAGCTGGGCGAAACCCCGCATGGTGAACCCAACCAAAGCTATCGCATGCAAGGAAATTATAAAGTGAGTGATGTACGAGCCTTGATGGGCGCGGTGTGTGATGGTTTAGGCTACAGCATGATTGACTTGTTTAATCTTGAGGCATCCACCGAAACCTTAGGTTTAGTGCCACTGCTTACCAACTACCAAATTTCAACCATGGATACTGGTATCTATGCGGTGTATCCGCACCGTAAGCAAACGGTGTTAGTGAAAGAGTTTATTGGTGCGGTGCAGCAATATATTGGTACTCCACCATTTTGGCTTGAGCACTTGCCCAACTATCAACAGCTATATAGATAA
- a CDS encoding methyl-accepting chemotaxis protein, with amino-acid sequence MNVKSLRFKYSLIFAVNALLLILVSLIGFNVGKSTYNSLLTIEENILPALAAVLNADRDLYQARVAELEALDAPSSALAGLIDDYQENAKQAHQRMQKFKELLSDYPGATQGLQSFEQKFNQWKKPSNEVFTLLKNGNKKQAIALSSGQSVQSFESLRELYNIATEAAEKLANDIEQQSSADVGSQLNMLGIIASIAVVLSILLAYFGPKVLVDSINRITTRINDITQGDGDLTQRLEVQNHDEIGELATSFNQFVDLLEGLIGNVNKFSQELNQSVAAISQKSEQTTEVSKEQNQSVEMIATAVTQMAAAIREVANNANHAAEEINTVNSQTEQGQKVTKESVEHISLLSNTVQEAANVVENLSQDSDRIASVLDVIRGIAEQTNLLALNAAIEAARAGEQGRGFAVVADEVRSLASKTQQSTEDIQKMIEALQSGVTQAVDAINKGSTVAEGTVDLAGQTLEALNQILESTSKVSEVSISTATSTEEQSHVTEDIDRNLTELADKTRINLENSTDSLAAAQLAIEKAEQLNQQLSRFKVSV; translated from the coding sequence ATGAATGTTAAGAGTTTGAGGTTTAAGTATTCGCTAATTTTTGCTGTGAATGCTTTGTTATTAATTTTGGTATCGCTGATTGGCTTCAATGTTGGTAAAAGTACCTACAACAGTTTACTCACCATAGAAGAAAACATCTTGCCCGCTCTGGCAGCGGTGCTAAATGCGGATCGAGACCTTTACCAAGCTAGAGTAGCCGAGTTAGAAGCACTAGACGCCCCAAGTTCAGCGCTAGCCGGCTTAATCGATGATTACCAAGAAAATGCTAAACAAGCCCATCAGCGCATGCAAAAATTTAAAGAACTGTTAAGCGACTACCCTGGTGCGACTCAAGGCTTACAAAGTTTTGAGCAAAAGTTTAATCAATGGAAAAAGCCCAGCAATGAGGTTTTTACCTTGCTTAAAAACGGCAATAAAAAGCAGGCAATCGCACTAAGCTCAGGCCAAAGCGTGCAAAGCTTTGAAAGCCTGCGCGAGCTATACAATATTGCTACCGAAGCGGCAGAAAAGCTCGCCAATGATATTGAGCAACAATCCTCTGCTGATGTTGGCAGTCAATTAAATATGTTAGGTATTATTGCAAGCATTGCCGTAGTTTTATCCATTTTATTGGCTTATTTTGGCCCTAAAGTTTTAGTTGATTCAATTAACCGTATTACCACCCGTATTAACGACATTACTCAAGGTGATGGCGACTTAACTCAGCGCCTAGAAGTACAAAACCATGATGAGATCGGCGAGTTAGCCACTAGCTTTAACCAATTTGTTGATTTACTCGAAGGTTTAATTGGCAATGTGAATAAATTCTCTCAAGAGCTCAATCAGTCTGTAGCTGCGATTAGCCAAAAATCGGAACAAACAACCGAAGTAAGTAAAGAGCAAAATCAATCGGTAGAAATGATTGCCACAGCAGTCACCCAAATGGCCGCAGCTATAAGAGAAGTAGCGAATAACGCCAATCATGCAGCCGAAGAAATTAACACGGTAAATAGCCAAACCGAACAAGGGCAAAAAGTGACTAAAGAATCGGTGGAACACATCAGCTTGCTGTCTAACACCGTTCAAGAGGCGGCCAATGTAGTTGAAAACTTATCGCAAGACTCCGACCGCATAGCATCGGTATTAGATGTAATTCGCGGGATTGCCGAGCAAACCAATTTACTCGCCTTAAACGCCGCCATTGAAGCAGCGCGCGCTGGCGAGCAAGGACGCGGATTTGCCGTGGTAGCCGATGAAGTAAGAAGCCTCGCCAGTAAAACTCAACAATCTACCGAAGACATTCAAAAAATGATTGAAGCACTACAAAGCGGCGTAACCCAAGCAGTAGATGCCATTAATAAAGGCTCCACAGTTGCCGAAGGCACGGTTGATTTAGCCGGACAAACCTTAGAAGCGCTTAATCAGATCTTAGAGTCTACTTCTAAGGTGAGCGAGGTTTCGATCTCAACCGCCACCTCTACCGAAGAGCAAAGCCATGTCACCGAAGATATCGACCGCAACCTAACGGAGCTAGCCGATAAAACCCGCATTAACTTGGAAAACTCCACCGACTCTTTAGCTGCTGCGCAATTAGCGATAGAGAAAGCGGAGCAATTGAACCAACAACTTAGCCGCTTTAAAGTATCGGTTTAG
- a CDS encoding anaerobic C4-dicarboxylate transporter — MITIELLVVLAAIFLGARLGGIGIGFAGGLGVLVLTLGLGMSPGTIPIEVILIIMSVIAAIAAMQVAGGLQYLVNIAERVLRSNPKQVTFLAPIVTYIMTLFAGTGHTAFSTLPVIAEVAKEQGIRPSRPLSIAVVASQVAITASPISAAVVLMSGMLEDKGVGYISLLLICIPATFLACMVGAFVAQFMGKELKDDPVYQERLAHGLVSQRDKQGEALPASAKRSVLIFLVAIVAVVFYATAISDAVGLIENPSLPRNEAIMVFMLTAATAIALFCKIDTGEVLNAATFKSGMSACICVLGVAWLGDTFVSGHLDEIKALSGGLLEDHPWMLALILFFASMLLYSQAATTAALMPSAFMLGVSPEAAIASFAAVSALFVLPTYPTLLAAVEMDDTGSTRIGKWVFNHPFFVPGVATITSSVILGFIFAEIIL; from the coding sequence ATGATCACGATAGAGTTGCTGGTGGTATTAGCAGCCATATTTTTAGGTGCGCGCTTAGGTGGCATTGGAATTGGTTTTGCGGGTGGTTTAGGGGTATTGGTGCTTACTCTTGGCTTGGGTATGAGCCCCGGCACTATTCCTATTGAAGTGATCCTAATTATTATGTCGGTGATTGCTGCCATTGCTGCAATGCAGGTAGCTGGTGGTTTGCAATATTTGGTGAATATTGCCGAGCGGGTGCTACGAAGTAACCCTAAGCAAGTTACCTTTCTTGCGCCGATTGTTACCTACATTATGACCTTGTTTGCCGGTACTGGGCATACGGCATTTTCTACCCTTCCGGTGATTGCAGAAGTGGCTAAAGAGCAGGGCATTCGCCCATCACGCCCTTTAAGCATTGCGGTTGTTGCCTCGCAAGTCGCCATTACTGCTTCGCCTATTTCGGCAGCGGTGGTACTGATGAGCGGCATGTTAGAAGACAAAGGCGTGGGCTATATTAGCCTGCTACTTATTTGTATTCCTGCCACGTTTTTAGCTTGTATGGTGGGAGCCTTTGTTGCCCAATTTATGGGTAAAGAGCTTAAAGATGACCCAGTCTATCAAGAACGTTTAGCCCATGGTTTAGTGAGTCAGCGAGATAAACAAGGTGAAGCTTTACCGGCCAGTGCTAAGCGCTCAGTGCTTATATTCTTAGTGGCTATTGTAGCGGTAGTGTTTTACGCAACGGCGATTAGTGATGCGGTTGGTTTAATTGAAAACCCAAGCTTGCCACGTAACGAAGCAATCATGGTGTTTATGCTAACTGCGGCCACCGCTATTGCATTGTTTTGTAAAATTGATACTGGCGAAGTGCTTAATGCCGCTACTTTTAAATCGGGCATGAGTGCCTGTATTTGTGTATTAGGTGTAGCGTGGCTGGGCGATACCTTTGTATCAGGTCATTTAGATGAAATTAAAGCTTTGTCGGGTGGTTTGTTAGAAGATCATCCGTGGATGTTGGCGCTTATTCTCTTTTTCGCCAGTATGTTGCTGTATTCACAGGCAGCAACCACGGCAGCCTTAATGCCTTCGGCCTTTATGTTAGGTGTTAGTCCAGAAGCGGCCATTGCTTCGTTTGCAGCGGTAAGTGCGTTGTTTGTGTTGCCTACTTACCCAACCTTATTAGCGGCTGTAGAAATGGATGATACGGGCTCTACCCGTATTGGGAAATGGGTATTTAACCATCCCTTCTTTGTGCCTGGCGTGGCTACAATTACCAGTTCGGTGATACTTGGTTTTATTTTTGCTGAAATCATTTTATAA
- a CDS encoding heavy metal-binding domain-containing protein — MIFTTTESIAGKPTHEVLGVVTGSVVQSKHIGRDIMAGFKSIVGGEIRGYTEMLSEARDVAIQRMVESAKNKGADAVVGIRFTTSAIMDGSSEIMVFGTAVKLSL; from the coding sequence ATGATCTTTACTACTACCGAATCAATAGCCGGAAAACCTACTCACGAAGTATTAGGTGTGGTGACTGGCAGTGTGGTGCAGTCTAAGCATATTGGGCGCGACATTATGGCGGGCTTTAAAAGCATTGTTGGTGGGGAAATTCGAGGTTACACCGAGATGCTAAGCGAAGCGCGTGATGTGGCGATTCAACGCATGGTTGAGAGCGCCAAAAACAAGGGTGCTGACGCGGTGGTAGGGATCCGTTTTACTACCAGCGCAATTATGGACGGTTCTTCAGAAATTATGGTGTTTGGCACTGCCGTTAAGTTAAGTTTGTAA
- a CDS encoding methyltransferase family protein, producing MLKRLELLVPPPLWLLLCVAIAYGLAQLSAQWSWLILPSGLVKLQWPLVFLAAFIAAASLIGFARKHTTINPHHPERSKHLVVEGLYRYSRNPMYLSLLLLLTAWCLHLQAGLSFLSCVVFVLLINRLQIEPEEKLLTQQFNQQYLQYCRKVRRWL from the coding sequence GTGCTTAAACGCTTAGAACTGTTGGTTCCTCCTCCTCTTTGGCTATTGTTATGTGTAGCTATAGCTTACGGCTTGGCGCAGTTAAGTGCGCAATGGAGTTGGCTAATACTCCCATCGGGCTTGGTAAAGCTGCAGTGGCCTTTGGTGTTTTTGGCGGCATTTATCGCAGCAGCAAGCCTGATTGGTTTTGCTCGAAAACATACAACTATCAATCCTCATCATCCGGAACGAAGTAAGCATTTAGTTGTGGAAGGGCTATATCGTTATAGCCGCAACCCAATGTATTTAAGTTTGCTGCTACTGTTAACAGCCTGGTGTTTGCATTTGCAGGCGGGTTTAAGCTTTTTAAGCTGCGTAGTGTTTGTACTGCTTATTAATCGTTTACAAATAGAGCCTGAAGAAAAGCTACTTACGCAGCAATTTAATCAACAATACCTGCAATATTGCCGCAAGGTTCGGCGTTGGCTTTAA
- a CDS encoding LysR family transcriptional regulator: protein MSNTKQLSLFVDVVQQGSFAKAAALHNMDNSLLSKQIKKFETELGVQLLNRSTRSFSLTPAGEEIFDKALQLLDTLGDIQIIADSYQLEPKGTLRIVAPKNFLASNTYNRWSRSL, encoded by the coding sequence ATGTCGAATACCAAGCAATTGTCTTTGTTTGTTGATGTTGTGCAGCAAGGCTCATTTGCTAAAGCTGCTGCCTTGCACAATATGGATAATTCTTTGCTCTCTAAGCAGATTAAAAAGTTCGAAACTGAACTTGGCGTGCAGCTACTTAATCGTTCTACCCGTTCTTTTTCCTTAACTCCAGCGGGTGAAGAGATTTTCGATAAAGCCTTGCAGTTGTTAGATACCTTGGGCGACATTCAGATTATTGCCGATTCTTACCAACTGGAGCCTAAGGGCACCTTAAGAATTGTCGCGCCAAAAAATTTTTTGGCCAGCAATACTTACAATCGGTGGTCTCGCAGTTTATGA
- a CDS encoding GNAT family N-acetyltransferase — MIEICYENPNSEQSKQLLKAQADSLMKLTGNSAVECFNENEFLAEDAVFLLVKRKGVALACGGFRYLQPGICEMKRIYSHQAGLGKVILQALEQYAVTLGYQQINLATRNSNTQAIQFYAKHGYRAISPFGVYSHHPHYLSLAKSLANAEQTLGIKKAQLSRCA; from the coding sequence ATGATAGAAATTTGCTATGAAAATCCTAACAGCGAACAAAGCAAACAACTGCTAAAAGCCCAAGCCGATTCCTTAATGAAATTAACTGGAAACAGCGCGGTTGAATGTTTTAATGAAAATGAGTTTTTAGCTGAAGATGCAGTATTTCTATTAGTTAAACGTAAGGGTGTAGCCCTCGCCTGCGGTGGTTTTAGGTATCTACAACCAGGTATTTGTGAAATGAAGCGAATTTACTCGCATCAGGCTGGATTGGGTAAGGTTATTTTGCAAGCTCTAGAGCAATACGCTGTAACTCTGGGTTATCAACAAATTAATTTAGCCACCCGTAACTCAAACACTCAAGCCATCCAGTTTTACGCTAAACACGGCTACCGAGCTATCTCGCCTTTTGGTGTTTATAGTCACCATCCTCATTATTTGAGTTTGGCTAAATCACTCGCCAATGCTGAGCAGACGCTAGGCATAAAAAAAGCGCAGCTTAGTCGCTGCGCTTAA
- a CDS encoding transporter substrate-binding domain-containing protein codes for MALKFLIALFFLSFSSCLSAKHSGEFYRFYALNSKPAGFEEGGEPKGYYVDILKLVAQRLKRDDAKVNVVPYPRIVNELLHNEQGVVISCLFPNKKFDQSIHQPIAVASFQTAVVSLVDKPFTWDNFEGKRVASLRGASKVYGLKLYDAAEQGRVTMLSASTYSQALKLLEAGRVDGFAGNLGLISNLAQEMDIELAQPAYLASTKSYITISIAPNTDNAEQILQDIELSVQQLLESGEIQDIVESYLPKAIQER; via the coding sequence ATGGCGCTTAAGTTTCTGATAGCCTTATTTTTTTTAAGCTTTAGCAGTTGTCTGAGCGCTAAGCACTCAGGCGAGTTCTATCGTTTTTATGCCTTGAACTCTAAACCCGCTGGCTTTGAAGAAGGCGGTGAGCCGAAAGGCTATTACGTCGATATACTTAAGCTTGTTGCTCAGCGCTTAAAGCGAGATGATGCCAAAGTGAATGTGGTTCCTTATCCACGAATTGTTAATGAGCTGCTGCATAACGAACAAGGAGTGGTGATTTCTTGCTTGTTTCCCAATAAAAAGTTTGACCAATCGATTCACCAGCCAATTGCCGTAGCCAGTTTTCAAACAGCGGTGGTCAGCCTAGTGGATAAGCCATTTACCTGGGATAACTTTGAAGGTAAAAGGGTGGCCTCGTTAAGAGGGGCTAGCAAAGTTTATGGGCTAAAGTTGTATGATGCAGCAGAGCAGGGGCGAGTGACCATGCTGTCGGCCTCGACCTACTCGCAGGCGCTTAAGTTGTTAGAGGCTGGGAGAGTAGATGGCTTTGCAGGCAACCTTGGGCTCATTTCGAATCTAGCGCAAGAGATGGATATTGAGCTTGCTCAGCCTGCTTATTTAGCGTCTACGAAGTCATATATCACTATTTCTATCGCCCCGAATACCGACAATGCTGAGCAAATTTTGCAAGACATTGAACTGAGCGTACAACAGCTTCTCGAGAGTGGCGAAATTCAAGATATTGTAGAGAGTTACCTACCTAAAGCGATTCAAGAACGCTAG
- a CDS encoding family 14 glycosylhydrolase, protein MANPISARKAWVKGSLPLAEYAASCNQAQLQSLSPQLRNLRQNGVDALVVPVHWRYIAPFSAEQLDQAECWASLKRLSAHLVSHGFKLQYQLFFSSDTQQGTEQRLPDWFWGSMLAALPKTQTADAIKYVNQYGRDNTQSPSLWAEAGLVEMFSHWMGCFAQHMAEFAPRCDALLLGLGPNGEACIPWGERDGQPIYQSFSPTALAALAEDMQQQYGSQQAWLSLWELNGDTPWQEQLAETLSRCYKNKTSNTCFKEFNAWYASNWQAYVGKVLAVAEQQFTDAWSHSQLCLNIPMPELTASDHPWLGCLTGINPQPWLDRPQLLDYQIAQLEYWHVQAAGRLLIVASGAESSHATRVNQALLTAMRKLKIPALVQNSQPQALASHPGWDQLYHSVLHGSGFEGWIFNDMSQLNEQAIVKGRLSQLNKFKYQIAETKQLGKKQFRVMGPLHLKVANQKQLLDEENWKQFEAQLRQLRSIGVTAISTDIWWGLVEGDKPGKFDWSYYDRVVSLLKRLGLQWVPILSFHQAGGNVNDDFMQAIPLWLWGRLLESNDQLNSVQDLQYVSETGDASMEYVSLWADEFVMPYYQRFMEAFKQHYINQAGLMDEINVSLGPAGELRYPSYNAHDWGNYPNRGTLQCYSRLAKQDWLRYLKEKYHSIAALNGSFGFTWESFEQAEIPDADWLFSHKRYIHNAWAREFLTWYHKALVAHGRRIFENALSVFDDDSFGQVPIGIKIPGIHWVVSDPELPRAAEITAGLIAVHPTLSCNNQQEYLGLLKALLPEGKQARAAIHFTCLEMINKDYEGYSRAADLVDWMADAADECQVSLMGENALAGELYGEQGWKQMGRALTRAPGYDGLTLLRMQNFFDDEPTPMRELRKLINRIS, encoded by the coding sequence ATGGCTAATCCAATTTCAGCACGCAAAGCTTGGGTAAAGGGTTCTTTACCACTGGCTGAGTATGCCGCTTCATGTAATCAAGCTCAGCTTCAGAGCTTATCTCCACAACTTCGTAATTTACGCCAAAATGGTGTAGATGCTTTGGTAGTGCCAGTGCATTGGCGCTACATAGCACCGTTTAGTGCCGAGCAATTAGATCAGGCAGAGTGCTGGGCGTCTCTTAAGCGCTTGTCGGCGCATTTGGTGTCGCATGGCTTTAAGCTGCAATACCAGTTGTTCTTTTCTTCCGATACTCAGCAAGGCACTGAACAACGTCTTCCTGACTGGTTTTGGGGCTCTATGCTGGCAGCATTACCCAAAACTCAAACTGCCGATGCGATTAAGTACGTTAACCAATATGGTCGCGACAATACCCAAAGCCCAAGTTTGTGGGCTGAAGCTGGTTTGGTGGAAATGTTTAGCCACTGGATGGGCTGCTTTGCACAGCACATGGCTGAGTTTGCGCCGCGTTGTGATGCTTTGCTGCTGGGCTTAGGGCCTAATGGTGAGGCATGTATTCCTTGGGGTGAGCGTGATGGTCAACCTATCTATCAAAGCTTTAGCCCAACTGCCTTGGCTGCTTTAGCCGAAGACATGCAACAGCAATATGGCTCGCAACAAGCTTGGTTGAGTTTGTGGGAGTTAAATGGCGATACACCTTGGCAAGAACAATTGGCCGAAACGCTAAGCCGTTGTTACAAGAACAAAACAAGTAATACCTGTTTTAAAGAGTTTAATGCATGGTATGCCAGTAATTGGCAAGCTTATGTAGGTAAAGTGTTGGCTGTCGCTGAGCAGCAGTTTACGGATGCATGGTCACACAGCCAGTTGTGTTTAAACATTCCTATGCCAGAGCTTACCGCAAGCGATCATCCTTGGTTGGGTTGTTTAACCGGGATTAATCCGCAGCCGTGGTTAGACCGCCCCCAATTGCTTGATTACCAAATCGCTCAGTTAGAGTATTGGCATGTGCAAGCTGCCGGTCGTTTGTTGATTGTGGCCAGCGGCGCTGAATCAAGCCATGCAACTCGTGTTAATCAAGCCTTACTTACTGCAATGCGTAAGCTAAAAATACCGGCCTTGGTACAAAACTCTCAGCCACAGGCTTTGGCTAGCCATCCAGGCTGGGATCAGCTTTATCATTCGGTATTACACGGTAGCGGGTTTGAAGGCTGGATCTTTAATGATATGTCTCAGTTAAATGAGCAGGCCATCGTTAAAGGGCGTTTGTCGCAACTTAATAAGTTTAAGTATCAAATTGCCGAAACTAAGCAATTGGGTAAAAAGCAGTTCCGAGTAATGGGGCCTTTGCATCTTAAAGTGGCCAACCAGAAACAACTGCTGGATGAAGAAAACTGGAAACAGTTTGAGGCGCAATTACGCCAGCTTCGTAGTATTGGTGTTACCGCCATTTCTACCGATATTTGGTGGGGCTTGGTGGAAGGAGACAAACCAGGCAAGTTTGATTGGAGTTACTACGACCGCGTAGTAAGCCTGCTTAAACGTTTAGGTTTGCAATGGGTACCTATTTTGTCGTTCCACCAGGCGGGCGGCAATGTGAACGATGACTTTATGCAAGCCATTCCCCTATGGTTGTGGGGCCGTTTACTGGAAAGCAACGATCAACTTAACTCGGTGCAAGATCTGCAATATGTATCGGAAACCGGCGATGCTTCTATGGAGTATGTATCGTTATGGGCCGATGAGTTTGTGATGCCTTATTACCAGCGCTTTATGGAAGCCTTTAAACAGCATTACATTAACCAAGCTGGCTTGATGGATGAAATCAACGTAAGCCTTGGCCCTGCAGGAGAGCTACGTTATCCAAGCTACAACGCCCACGACTGGGGTAATTACCCTAACCGCGGTACCTTGCAGTGTTACAGCCGCTTAGCAAAACAAGACTGGTTACGTTATTTAAAAGAGAAGTACCACAGTATTGCAGCGCTTAATGGCAGTTTTGGTTTTACTTGGGAAAGCTTTGAGCAAGCCGAAATTCCAGATGCAGATTGGTTATTTAGCCACAAGCGCTACATCCATAATGCGTGGGCGCGGGAGTTTTTAACCTGGTATCACAAAGCCTTGGTTGCTCATGGTCGACGCATTTTTGAAAATGCACTGAGTGTGTTTGACGATGATTCATTTGGCCAAGTGCCTATTGGCATTAAAATTCCGGGGATTCACTGGGTTGTAAGCGATCCCGAGTTGCCACGTGCAGCCGAGATTACCGCTGGCTTAATTGCAGTGCATCCAACCTTAAGCTGCAATAACCAGCAAGAGTACTTAGGTTTGCTTAAAGCCTTATTGCCAGAAGGCAAGCAAGCGCGTGCCGCGATTCATTTCACTTGTTTAGAAATGATAAACAAAGACTATGAAGGTTATTCTCGTGCAGCTGATTTAGTGGACTGGATGGCCGATGCAGCAGACGAATGCCAAGTATCGCTGATGGGTGAAAATGCACTTGCCGGTGAGTTATATGGCGAGCAGGGTTGGAAGCAAATGGGGCGTGCGCTAACGCGGGCACCTGGCTACGATGGTTTAACCTTGTTAAGAATGCAAAACTTCTTTGATGATGAGCCAACGCCAATGCGTGAGCTAAGAAAGCTGATTAACCGCATTAGCTAG